In Nitrosococcus oceani ATCC 19707, the following proteins share a genomic window:
- a CDS encoding DUF4124 domain-containing protein: MRILLLLCGLIPVITLGGIYKYVTPDGNVEYSDQPREGAVELTTMPLQTYSPPPLPKNMEAADQTKANAMVSHRLSILAPQDDATVRENTGKVEVALQVEPPLEVDSDYRLQLLLDGQSVGKTKTNLRYTLTNVDRGSHTLQAKLLDRAGAPIAHSETITFHMRRMSILFHGNNQPGGVQRAPRAPQMPRMPGPPNPGGAPTP; the protein is encoded by the coding sequence ATGCGTATACTGCTTCTTTTATGCGGTTTAATACCAGTTATTACCCTAGGTGGCATCTATAAGTATGTCACTCCGGATGGGAATGTTGAGTATTCCGATCAGCCGCGGGAAGGCGCCGTGGAACTTACAACAATGCCCTTACAGACCTATTCGCCGCCACCGTTGCCTAAAAACATGGAAGCAGCCGATCAAACTAAAGCAAACGCAATGGTTTCCCATCGGCTGAGCATCCTTGCCCCTCAGGATGATGCAACCGTGCGAGAGAATACCGGTAAAGTTGAGGTGGCGCTCCAAGTAGAACCGCCCCTGGAAGTTGACTCAGATTATAGGCTGCAGCTTTTATTGGATGGCCAATCAGTAGGTAAAACTAAAACTAACCTTAGATATACCTTGACTAATGTGGATCGGGGCAGCCATACGCTACAGGCAAAATTACTTGATCGAGCGGGAGCACCCATTGCCCATTCCGAAACCATTACCTTCCATATGCGGCGTATGTCGATCTTGTTTCACGGCAACAATCAGCCTGGTGGCGTACAAAGGGCTCCTAGAGCGCCGCAGATGCCAAGAATGCCAGGGCCGCCCAATCCTGGCGGCGCCCCTACTCCTTAA
- the glnA gene encoding glutamate--ammonia ligase yields the protein MAVEDVLKIIEEEKIKFVDFRFTDTRGKEQHVSMPAYRADEESFREGKMFDGSSIAGWKAIQESDMILMPDPETAVLDPFMEEKTLVLRCDIVEPTTLQGYERDPRSIAKRAETYLKSTGIADTAYFGPEPEFFVLDDVRWGTSISGSFYKIDAEESHWNSERVYETGNIGHRPTIKGGYFPVPPVDSLQDLRSAMCLILEQMGVSVEVHHHEVATAGQCEIGTQFDTLVRRADGLQILKYVVLNVAHSFGKTATFMPKPLVGDNGSGMHVHQSLAKEGTNIFAGDKYGGLSETALYYIGGTIKHARALNAFTNASTNSYKRLVPGFEAPVLLAYSARNRSASIRVPYVTSPKARRIEVRFPDSTANPYFAFTAMLMAGLDGIQNRIHPGDAMDKNLYDLPPEEIEDIPTVCFSLEQALEELDRDREFLKAGGVFTDDAIDAYIALKMEDVTRLRMTTHPIEFDMYYSL from the coding sequence ATGGCTGTTGAAGATGTATTAAAAATAATCGAAGAAGAAAAAATAAAATTCGTCGATTTCCGGTTTACGGATACTCGGGGAAAAGAACAACATGTCTCCATGCCTGCCTATAGGGCAGATGAAGAGAGCTTCAGGGAAGGCAAAATGTTTGATGGCTCTTCTATTGCTGGTTGGAAGGCGATTCAAGAGTCCGATATGATTCTGATGCCAGACCCAGAGACGGCGGTGCTTGATCCTTTCATGGAGGAAAAGACCTTGGTACTGCGCTGCGATATCGTGGAGCCGACTACCCTTCAGGGTTATGAGCGAGATCCTCGCTCTATTGCCAAGCGCGCCGAAACCTATCTAAAGTCCACAGGTATTGCGGATACCGCTTATTTTGGTCCGGAGCCTGAATTTTTTGTGCTGGATGATGTTCGTTGGGGAACCAGTATTTCCGGCTCTTTCTATAAGATTGACGCTGAAGAATCTCACTGGAATTCTGAGCGGGTTTATGAGACTGGCAATATTGGGCACCGGCCTACCATTAAAGGGGGTTATTTTCCCGTGCCCCCGGTCGATTCCTTGCAAGATCTTCGTTCCGCCATGTGTTTAATTTTAGAGCAAATGGGAGTGTCCGTGGAGGTTCACCACCATGAGGTGGCGACGGCAGGGCAGTGCGAGATCGGAACTCAGTTCGACACCTTGGTGCGCCGGGCCGATGGACTACAGATTCTTAAGTATGTGGTGCTTAATGTGGCCCACTCTTTTGGTAAAACTGCTACTTTTATGCCTAAGCCCTTAGTAGGAGATAATGGTAGCGGCATGCATGTCCATCAATCCCTAGCAAAAGAAGGAACAAATATTTTTGCTGGGGATAAATATGGGGGGTTGTCAGAGACTGCTTTGTATTATATCGGGGGTACTATTAAACATGCTCGGGCACTTAATGCCTTCACGAATGCTTCCACTAATTCCTATAAGCGCTTAGTTCCAGGTTTCGAGGCGCCAGTCTTATTGGCCTATTCTGCCCGCAACCGTTCCGCATCGATTCGAGTGCCCTATGTGACTAGCCCCAAGGCGCGGCGTATCGAAGTTCGGTTTCCGGATTCCACTGCTAATCCTTATTTTGCCTTTACTGCCATGCTAATGGCCGGACTTGATGGCATTCAAAACCGGATTCACCCTGGCGATGCCATGGATAAGAACCTTTATGACTTACCACCCGAGGAGATAGAAGATATTCCCACAGTTTGTTTTTCCCTTGAACAGGCCCTAGAAGAGCTAGATCGGGATCGGGAATTCCTTAAAGCGGGGGGCGTGTTTACCGATGATGCTATTGATGCTTATATTGCGTTAAAGATGGAAGATGTGACTCGCCTGCGGATGACTACCCATCCCATCGAGTTTGATATGTATTATAGTCTTTGA
- a CDS encoding sulfurtransferase TusA family protein — protein MNVRRLDVRHLLCPLPVIRTQQKVKELMSGDVLEVVSTDPGALNDIPAWCRVNGHRVLKVTEQDREVVVRLEVSKTSQ, from the coding sequence ATGAATGTGCGGAGATTGGATGTTCGCCATTTGCTTTGTCCGCTACCTGTGATCCGGACTCAGCAAAAAGTAAAGGAACTAATGTCGGGAGATGTTTTAGAAGTCGTCAGCACCGATCCGGGGGCGCTGAACGATATCCCCGCTTGGTGCCGGGTCAATGGCCATCGTGTACTTAAAGTTACCGAACAGGACAGGGAGGTGGTGGTGCGTTTGGAAGTCAGTAAAACATCTCAGTAA
- a CDS encoding tRNA (5-methylaminomethyl-2-thiouridylate)-methyltransferase produces the protein MGRQYKAIALVSGGLDSMLAVKVIQEQGIHVEGINFFTGFCVEGHTHAIRNKDKNRAKRNNALWVAEQLGIKLHMIEVIEEYKEVVLNPKYGYGANLNPCLDCKSFMVGKALAWMKENNFDFIITGEVVGQRPKSQRAKTMPVVARESGAHDLLLRPLCAKNLPITLPEREGWVDRDGLYDFSGRSRKPQMALAAHFGIEGYAQPAGGCCFLTDANYSAKLADLWQARSTRDYELDDIMLLKVGRHLRPRPHFKLIVARDLGENNYLEGYAKVFTHLRTVSHKGPLTLVDGALEKGDMVLASQLVARFSQGREASQVQVKVVRPGGVAQTLAVAPLSNEDIPKEWYV, from the coding sequence ATGGGAAGACAATATAAAGCGATAGCCCTAGTTTCCGGAGGGCTGGATTCCATGCTTGCCGTCAAGGTAATACAGGAGCAAGGCATTCATGTAGAAGGAATCAATTTTTTTACGGGATTCTGTGTGGAGGGGCATACCCATGCCATTCGCAATAAGGATAAAAACAGAGCTAAACGCAATAATGCCCTATGGGTGGCTGAGCAGCTAGGAATCAAGCTACACATGATAGAAGTGATCGAGGAGTACAAGGAAGTAGTGCTCAATCCAAAATATGGTTATGGAGCTAATCTCAATCCATGCCTCGATTGTAAAAGCTTTATGGTGGGTAAAGCACTGGCATGGATGAAAGAAAATAATTTTGATTTCATTATCACTGGTGAGGTTGTAGGGCAGCGTCCTAAATCCCAGCGAGCCAAGACAATGCCAGTGGTAGCTCGCGAGTCGGGCGCCCATGATCTATTATTACGGCCTCTTTGCGCTAAAAATCTCCCTATTACTCTGCCGGAGCGCGAAGGTTGGGTGGATCGGGATGGGCTTTATGATTTTAGTGGGCGTTCCCGTAAGCCGCAAATGGCGTTAGCGGCCCACTTTGGAATCGAAGGTTATGCTCAGCCGGCGGGCGGCTGCTGTTTTCTTACCGATGCTAACTACTCGGCTAAGCTGGCTGATTTGTGGCAGGCCCGCAGTACTCGGGATTACGAACTGGACGATATCATGCTGCTCAAGGTGGGTCGTCATCTGCGGCCGCGTCCCCATTTTAAGCTTATTGTCGCGCGGGATTTGGGAGAAAACAATTACCTGGAAGGCTATGCCAAGGTATTCACTCACCTACGAACGGTAAGTCATAAAGGTCCATTAACGCTGGTTGATGGCGCTTTGGAGAAAGGCGATATGGTTTTGGCGAGTCAACTGGTGGCCCGCTTTAGTCAAGGTCGAGAAGCGTCGCAGGTGCAGGTAAAAGTTGTCCGCCCCGGTGGCGTAGCCCAGACCCTAGCGGTTGCTCCGCTCTCTAATGAAGACATCCCCAAGGAGTGGTATGTATGA
- a CDS encoding carbon-nitrogen hydrolase family protein — protein sequence MSVVAAIQMASGPNVGANLLEAERLIAQAAAKGAKLVILPENFALMGEKEGALLSIVEEEGNGPLQGFLSQQAIRHKVWLVGGTVPLQASESGKVRAACLLFDADGRVVARYDKLHLFDVSLPGGEERYCESLTIESGQDVVVADTPFGKLGLAVCYDLRFPELFRCLVERGMEILVLPSAFTALTGKAHWEPLVRARAIENLCYVVAAGQGGFHASGRTTHGDSMIIDPWGVILARLPRGSGVITAELDPERLRSTRRNFPTLEHRRLSCKLS from the coding sequence GTGAGCGTTGTCGCGGCGATTCAAATGGCATCAGGGCCGAACGTTGGAGCCAACCTGCTAGAGGCGGAACGGCTTATCGCCCAAGCGGCTGCTAAAGGAGCAAAGCTAGTGATACTGCCTGAAAATTTTGCTCTTATGGGAGAGAAGGAGGGCGCCTTACTGAGTATCGTTGAAGAGGAGGGGAATGGACCTCTGCAGGGCTTCCTGTCGCAGCAAGCTATTAGGCATAAAGTTTGGTTAGTAGGCGGTACCGTTCCTTTGCAAGCCTCTGAATCGGGTAAGGTTCGGGCTGCATGTCTGCTCTTTGATGCTGATGGCCGAGTGGTGGCACGCTACGATAAGCTCCACCTGTTTGATGTTTCTCTGCCCGGCGGAGAGGAAAGATATTGTGAGTCTCTGACCATCGAATCCGGACAGGATGTGGTTGTTGCTGATACTCCTTTTGGAAAGTTGGGGCTTGCCGTCTGCTACGATTTACGTTTCCCAGAGTTATTTCGCTGCCTGGTAGAGCGGGGCATGGAGATTCTAGTTTTGCCATCGGCTTTTACCGCACTTACGGGTAAGGCGCACTGGGAGCCCCTTGTGCGGGCCCGAGCTATTGAAAATCTATGCTACGTGGTGGCCGCAGGTCAGGGAGGTTTTCATGCTAGTGGGCGCACCACCCATGGCGACAGTATGATTATTGACCCATGGGGGGTTATCTTGGCGCGCTTGCCCCGTGGCTCTGGTGTGATCACCGCTGAGCTGGATCCCGAGCGCCTACGCAGTACACGTCGTAATTTTCCAACCCTTGAACATAGGCGCCTTAGCTGCAAGCTATCATGA
- a CDS encoding YhdP family protein — MAFIRLLPRYFYLSLGILACCIVLIFGALWTLWTVVEDEPATISRWLSTALGREVQVSEIALSWRGGEPRLHLTGVRIIDPQTERQLLSFREIYLDAAPSRTSAEGEWMLRHLTIIGGELTVERKPAGCIRVYGLQDLESPCPHPPRLPAWVLNLTQLTLVDMAIRWLDPVLERKPLELQVRELQLRNEEDFHWVEGKATLAEKFGSEIAVKAKFTGGGIRDPRSQGVLYLKGEGLRLASWQASDFLAGLHFIHGRGDLELGLRWGKAALHQVLAKFDWENLKITGNTQTAEAPGSISFQRLAGTAYYHPLAQGWSLKVPRLVVIRDERAWPATALQVKMEREPVSKLQGRLTFLQLQDVVPLLQFSNQLDPQLRLFLAKTKPVGELRNIKAVLPLGGEEAMSWKFSATAAQFGTRPWRHWPGYQGLSFELQLMNRGGQVRINSRNAQILSGYLEKPVAVDALGGRLSWVRKGKDWQVRVDDIKLQNQDLALRGGLRLEASSKVDTPHLDLSLMLTKIDLAALPQYLPSPAMKPGLVRWLKQAFPQGGAAEGSLVFQGPWSHFPSSRDGSQLTVELDIRGAKLNYARGWPVLERVAAHLHSDGQYMTIHANEGQMFSARVAEATVQITDLGAAIVPLTITVRAQGGAEDAWRFIQGSPLRKKYGEFLEGIEVTGDTDLKLNLAMLLGNKKKRPKVEGELIFTNAYLRQQNNPFLELAAIEGSLHFTPAGLKSENLVARLLERPIKVELLSLPRQRGGTEVQLSLEGHLEARQLAEKWFPSLSTWVHGAADFIADVTFKKARPDEDKVTIVRVNSGLKGVKVALPPPLAKPAEQRRKLLWEFRGTDRDKKQVTLVYGDWLQGVFEMTGRGTSSRLLRGEVRVGNNSDPPVLSRPGVWLAGALPKLSIGAWWETLKRAGQGDSSQLLRLNHIALQVDQMELFGGYFEDVMIEANRMPSRWQAQVTGPSLTGWIRIPGEGSEEPLAVDLEHLHLHSIASDSSLSSVNPQTWPAFDLICRQCRYKGYDLGVVKVYASPHADGFRLEELEIVSPTLQLEANGDWTIRGETQWSHVDIKAYSPSLSQLLTEAGHQANVLGGETEMELIVGWPGPPTLFSLERLEGSMRLTMDKGRLLDVEPGAGRLFGLLSITTLPRRLALDFSDIFGKGFAFDRVKGAFSIREGNAYSKDLVIEGPTARVQASGRIGLATQDYDQIIAVTPQVSSSLPLAGAMAGGPVGLGVGTAIMLADELAGKIFNTGMEQLLTYYYAISGPWKKPVVTRAKNFFSSKERE; from the coding sequence ATGGCCTTTATTCGCCTTCTTCCTCGCTACTTTTATCTGTCCTTGGGAATATTGGCGTGCTGCATTGTGCTCATTTTTGGGGCTTTATGGACTCTATGGACAGTGGTGGAGGATGAGCCGGCTACTATTTCCCGTTGGCTTAGCACGGCTCTTGGCCGGGAGGTGCAGGTTAGTGAGATAGCGTTAAGCTGGCGGGGGGGAGAACCTAGGTTACACTTGACTGGGGTACGAATTATAGATCCCCAAACCGAGCGGCAGTTGCTGAGTTTCAGGGAAATTTACCTCGACGCAGCGCCTTCTCGTACGTCCGCTGAAGGGGAGTGGATGCTGCGGCATCTGACCATTATTGGCGGAGAGCTAACGGTTGAACGGAAGCCAGCAGGCTGTATTCGCGTTTATGGCTTGCAAGACCTTGAATCCCCTTGTCCCCATCCGCCCCGTTTGCCAGCGTGGGTGCTTAATCTCACCCAGTTGACGCTAGTGGATATGGCAATCCGTTGGCTTGATCCCGTTTTGGAAAGGAAGCCCCTAGAGTTACAGGTGAGAGAATTACAGCTAAGAAATGAGGAAGATTTTCATTGGGTTGAGGGGAAGGCAACCTTAGCAGAAAAATTTGGCAGCGAGATTGCTGTCAAAGCAAAATTTACCGGTGGGGGAATTCGAGATCCAAGGAGCCAGGGGGTTCTCTATTTAAAAGGGGAAGGCTTGCGGTTGGCTTCTTGGCAAGCCTCTGACTTTCTTGCTGGACTGCATTTCATCCATGGCAGGGGTGATTTGGAATTAGGGCTGCGCTGGGGAAAGGCTGCCTTGCATCAGGTTCTGGCCAAGTTTGATTGGGAGAACCTGAAAATTACCGGTAATACCCAAACAGCGGAGGCTCCTGGCTCAATCTCTTTCCAACGATTAGCCGGCACTGCCTATTATCATCCATTGGCGCAGGGATGGTCCCTGAAGGTACCGCGATTGGTGGTGATTCGAGACGAGAGGGCATGGCCAGCCACGGCGCTACAAGTGAAAATGGAAAGAGAACCGGTCTCTAAACTACAAGGCCGGTTGACATTTCTTCAGTTGCAGGACGTTGTCCCTCTCTTACAATTCAGCAATCAGTTAGATCCTCAATTACGTCTCTTTCTCGCAAAAACGAAACCGGTGGGGGAGCTGCGGAATATCAAGGCAGTTTTACCGCTTGGGGGGGAAGAGGCAATGAGCTGGAAATTTTCTGCTACCGCGGCGCAATTTGGAACCCGGCCTTGGCGGCACTGGCCAGGCTACCAAGGTTTATCCTTCGAATTGCAGTTAATGAATAGGGGCGGACAGGTGCGGATCAACAGCCGTAATGCCCAGATTTTGAGCGGCTATTTGGAGAAGCCGGTCGCTGTGGATGCACTTGGAGGGAGACTTTCCTGGGTGCGGAAGGGGAAGGATTGGCAGGTTCGTGTTGACGATATTAAATTACAGAACCAGGATCTGGCTTTGAGGGGCGGGTTGCGACTGGAGGCTTCGTCAAAGGTTGATACTCCCCACCTGGATTTATCTTTAATGCTTACAAAAATAGACCTTGCCGCCTTACCTCAGTATCTCCCTTCGCCCGCTATGAAACCTGGCCTAGTACGGTGGTTGAAGCAAGCCTTTCCCCAGGGAGGGGCAGCGGAAGGCAGTCTCGTTTTCCAAGGGCCTTGGAGTCATTTTCCCTCCTCTCGGGATGGGAGTCAGTTGACCGTGGAGCTGGATATTCGTGGGGCTAAGCTGAATTACGCTCGAGGATGGCCAGTACTGGAGCGGGTTGCCGCCCATCTTCATAGTGATGGTCAGTATATGACTATCCATGCGAATGAGGGCCAGATGTTTAGTGCCCGAGTGGCGGAAGCCACGGTCCAAATAACCGATCTTGGTGCTGCGATAGTCCCGCTAACTATTACTGTTCGTGCTCAAGGAGGGGCAGAGGATGCTTGGCGTTTTATTCAGGGAAGTCCCCTGCGGAAAAAATATGGAGAGTTTCTTGAAGGGATAGAAGTTACAGGTGACACGGATCTGAAGCTGAATCTGGCAATGCTCCTAGGAAACAAGAAAAAACGGCCGAAGGTGGAAGGAGAGCTGATTTTTACCAATGCTTATTTACGCCAGCAGAATAATCCCTTTTTAGAACTTGCTGCTATTGAGGGTAGCTTGCACTTTACTCCGGCGGGGCTTAAATCGGAAAATTTGGTGGCCCGGTTGCTAGAGCGGCCTATCAAGGTCGAGCTCCTCAGTTTACCTCGCCAGCGGGGGGGGACGGAGGTTCAGCTAAGTCTCGAGGGCCATTTGGAGGCGCGGCAACTTGCGGAGAAATGGTTCCCTTCCCTGTCAACCTGGGTCCATGGGGCCGCCGATTTTATCGCCGATGTTACCTTTAAAAAAGCTAGGCCAGATGAAGATAAGGTTACTATAGTTCGCGTTAACTCCGGGCTGAAGGGGGTTAAAGTGGCCTTACCACCGCCGCTAGCAAAGCCAGCCGAGCAGAGGCGGAAGCTATTGTGGGAATTTCGTGGCACCGATAGAGATAAAAAACAAGTTACCCTTGTTTATGGAGATTGGTTGCAGGGGGTATTTGAGATGACGGGAAGAGGGACGTCGTCCCGTTTGCTAAGAGGAGAAGTACGGGTTGGAAATAATAGCGATCCACCAGTACTGTCCAGGCCAGGAGTTTGGCTTGCGGGCGCCCTGCCTAAACTCTCGATAGGTGCCTGGTGGGAAACCCTTAAAAGGGCTGGCCAGGGAGATTCTAGCCAATTGCTGCGACTCAATCATATTGCCTTGCAAGTTGATCAGATGGAACTGTTTGGGGGGTATTTTGAGGATGTTATGATAGAGGCAAACCGGATGCCTTCCCGCTGGCAAGCCCAAGTGACTGGGCCTTCTCTGACAGGGTGGATAAGGATACCTGGAGAGGGTTCAGAGGAGCCCTTGGCTGTTGATCTAGAGCATTTGCATCTGCACTCGATAGCCTCTGATAGCAGCTTGTCATCGGTTAATCCCCAGACATGGCCCGCATTTGATTTAATATGCCGTCAGTGCCGCTACAAGGGTTATGATTTGGGTGTCGTTAAGGTATACGCCAGTCCCCATGCTGATGGTTTTCGTTTAGAAGAGTTAGAAATTGTATCGCCGACCCTGCAGCTTGAAGCCAACGGGGATTGGACGATACGGGGGGAAACTCAATGGTCTCATGTGGATATCAAGGCTTATAGCCCGAGTCTAAGTCAATTGCTGACTGAGGCGGGTCACCAAGCTAATGTTCTTGGCGGAGAGACAGAGATGGAGCTCATCGTGGGCTGGCCTGGTCCGCCCACTTTATTTTCCTTAGAACGGCTAGAGGGCAGTATGCGATTAACCATGGATAAAGGTCGCCTATTAGATGTGGAACCTGGGGCAGGACGGCTGTTTGGGCTGCTCAGCATTACAACGCTTCCGCGGCGGTTGGCGCTAGATTTCAGTGATATTTTTGGTAAGGGCTTTGCGTTTGATCGTGTTAAAGGCGCTTTCTCCATCCGCGAAGGAAATGCTTATTCCAAGGACTTGGTTATAGAGGGTCCTACCGCTCGAGTCCAAGCGAGCGGTAGGATTGGTTTAGCAACGCAAGATTATGACCAGATAATAGCGGTGACCCCTCAGGTATCTTCAAGTTTACCTTTAGCCGGGGCGATGGCGGGTGGGCCGGTGGGCCTGGGTGTAGGTACCGCCATTATGTTAGCTGATGAATTAGCGGGTAAAATATTCAATACTGGGATGGAGCAGCTGCTAACTTATTATTACGCGATTTCTGGACCCTGGAAAAAGCCGGTCGTAACCCGTGCAAAGAACTTTTTTTCCTCTAAAGAACGCGAGTAA
- the rng gene encoding ribonuclease G, whose protein sequence is MSEEILINVTPSETRVAVVENGVVQELYIERSSRRGWVGNIYKGQVNRILPGMQAAFVNIGLERAAFLHASDIRLPPGQMGDLESEAGVPSITSLLSEGQEVLVQVIKDPIGTKGARLTTQISIASRYLVYMPEMSGTGVSLKIEDAEERQRLKSLLASVLLEDNCGGYIIRTVAEGAVEEDLCTDMEFLHKLWRTIKERSQTVKAGSVVHKDLSLVMRTMRDFVHERVERVRVDSRETYHKLVDFAERFIPDLLTTLECYQGERPIFDLYGIEDEIQKSLGRKVQLKSGGYLIIDQTEAMATIDVNTGAFVGHRNLEETIFKTNLEAAQAICRQLRLRNLGGIIIIDFIDMEEEEHKRQVLRALEKGLEKDHAKTHISEVSSLGLVEMTRKRTRESLEQILCEPCPACSGRATVKTVETVCYEILREILREARQFEASQYLVIAAQEVVDRLMDEESASVAELESFIGKPLKFQTELLYMREQFDVVMM, encoded by the coding sequence ATGAGTGAGGAGATCCTCATCAATGTCACGCCCAGTGAGACCCGAGTCGCCGTCGTTGAAAATGGCGTGGTGCAGGAGTTGTATATTGAGCGGAGCAGTCGCCGGGGGTGGGTGGGTAATATCTATAAAGGGCAGGTAAACCGGATTTTGCCCGGCATGCAAGCTGCCTTCGTGAATATTGGCCTAGAACGGGCTGCCTTTCTCCATGCTTCCGATATTAGGCTGCCGCCGGGCCAGATGGGAGATTTGGAAAGCGAGGCGGGGGTTCCATCCATCACTTCGCTACTCTCAGAGGGGCAGGAGGTGCTGGTGCAAGTCATTAAAGACCCCATCGGAACCAAAGGGGCGCGCCTGACGACCCAAATTTCCATTGCCTCCCGTTATTTGGTTTATATGCCAGAGATGTCAGGTACCGGGGTTTCGTTGAAAATAGAAGACGCGGAGGAACGCCAGCGGCTTAAAAGTTTGCTGGCATCGGTATTACTCGAAGATAACTGTGGGGGGTATATCATTCGCACGGTAGCGGAAGGCGCCGTCGAAGAAGATCTATGCACTGACATGGAGTTTCTCCATAAGCTCTGGCGTACTATTAAGGAGCGCAGCCAAACCGTTAAAGCCGGCAGTGTCGTTCACAAAGATCTCTCTTTGGTGATGCGGACGATGCGGGATTTCGTACATGAGCGGGTAGAGCGGGTTCGCGTTGATTCCCGAGAAACCTATCATAAATTGGTTGATTTTGCCGAGCGTTTCATCCCTGATCTTTTGACCACCTTGGAGTGTTATCAAGGAGAACGGCCGATCTTTGATCTCTACGGTATTGAGGATGAAATTCAAAAATCCCTGGGCCGTAAGGTACAGCTCAAATCTGGGGGTTATCTGATTATTGATCAAACAGAGGCAATGGCTACCATTGACGTTAACACGGGAGCATTTGTGGGCCATCGCAATCTGGAAGAGACTATTTTTAAAACAAACCTGGAGGCGGCGCAGGCTATTTGCAGGCAGCTAAGATTGCGTAACCTTGGTGGTATCATCATCATTGATTTTATCGATATGGAGGAAGAAGAGCACAAACGGCAGGTATTGCGGGCCTTAGAAAAGGGGTTGGAGAAAGACCATGCCAAGACTCATATTAGTGAGGTCTCTTCTCTAGGGTTGGTGGAAATGACCCGCAAGCGTACCCGTGAGAGTCTGGAACAAATTCTTTGTGAACCTTGCCCCGCCTGTAGTGGCCGAGCGACCGTCAAAACGGTAGAAACCGTATGCTATGAAATTCTACGCGAGATTTTACGGGAGGCTCGCCAATTCGAAGCGAGTCAGTACTTAGTGATTGCGGCGCAGGAAGTGGTGGATCGCTTAATGGATGAAGAATCCGCCAGTGTTGCCGAGTTAGAGTCCTTTATTGGCAAGCCTTTGAAATTCCAGACAGAATTGCTTTATATGCGCGAGCAATTCGATGTTGTGATGATGTAA
- a CDS encoding Maf family protein produces the protein MRGLFPPIALASTSPRRQALLAQIGVEFKRLDIKVDESPQPAERPTSYVYRLALAKARAGWGQQPPRGRLPVLGADTAVVVENEILGKPADRAQAGVMLTRLSGRSHQVLTAVALTNGDEAQYRLSVSTVTFKRLTKDECEAYLASGEGLDKAGAYAIQGWAALFISRLEGSYSGVMGLPLYETGELLGNLQERKK, from the coding sequence GTGCGTGGCCTATTTCCCCCTATTGCGCTTGCCTCTACTTCACCACGCCGTCAAGCGCTATTAGCCCAGATTGGGGTTGAGTTTAAGCGCCTTGATATTAAGGTAGATGAGAGTCCTCAGCCGGCGGAACGGCCTACTAGCTATGTGTATCGTTTAGCTTTGGCGAAAGCCAGAGCGGGTTGGGGGCAGCAGCCGCCCCGGGGACGGCTGCCCGTTTTGGGTGCCGATACGGCAGTAGTGGTAGAGAATGAAATTCTGGGTAAACCTGCGGATCGCGCTCAGGCGGGGGTCATGCTAACGCGGCTCTCGGGCCGTAGTCATCAGGTGTTGACAGCTGTGGCCTTAACCAATGGCGATGAAGCGCAGTACCGGTTAAGCGTTAGTACCGTAACTTTCAAACGGCTTACAAAGGACGAATGCGAGGCTTATCTTGCTTCCGGTGAAGGGCTCGATAAAGCTGGGGCTTACGCTATACAAGGCTGGGCGGCACTGTTTATCTCTCGCCTTGAAGGCAGTTATTCTGGAGTCATGGGCCTGCCTCTGTACGAGACGGGAGAACTGCTGGGGAATCTTCAAGAAAGGAAAAAATAG
- the rlmH gene encoding 23S rRNA (pseudouridine(1915)-N(3))-methyltransferase RlmH produces MNIYVIAVGQRLPRWIGEGYQEYAQRLPRQCSLSLVEIAPARRGKSGHPTQWRQDECRRLLAAVPPNSKVIACDERGQSWSTEEVARRLQIWMNEGQDVVLLIGGPDGLAPLCLEQATGLWSLSSLTLPHGLVRVILAEQIYRAFSLLNRHPYHRAS; encoded by the coding sequence ATGAATATCTACGTTATCGCTGTGGGGCAGCGTTTGCCCCGTTGGATTGGAGAAGGCTATCAGGAGTATGCCCAGCGCCTACCGCGGCAGTGTTCCCTTAGTTTGGTGGAAATTGCCCCTGCCCGGCGTGGTAAAAGCGGGCATCCTACCCAGTGGCGGCAAGATGAGTGCCGCCGTTTGTTAGCCGCTGTTCCGCCTAACAGCAAGGTGATTGCTTGCGATGAGCGTGGGCAATCCTGGAGCACCGAAGAAGTAGCCAGGCGTTTACAAATATGGATGAATGAAGGCCAGGATGTGGTCTTATTAATTGGTGGGCCAGATGGGTTGGCTCCCCTTTGCCTAGAGCAGGCTACGGGGTTATGGTCCCTGTCTTCTCTTACCCTACCCCATGGATTGGTGCGTGTGATTTTGGCAGAACAAATTTATCGGGCTTTCAGTTTACTTAACCGTCACCCCTACCATCGGGCCAGCTAA